Proteins encoded in a region of the Vicia villosa cultivar HV-30 ecotype Madison, WI linkage group LG5, Vvil1.0, whole genome shotgun sequence genome:
- the LOC131603872 gene encoding uncharacterized protein LOC131603872, which yields MLDGLLGKTFAAKCKPLLKLTKNRIEVIRRKRRATEKFLKKDVADLLHSGLDINAYGRAEGLLVELMLSSCYGFVEKSCELVLKHLSVMQKISGCPEECRVAVSSLMFAAARFSDLPELRDLRQIFQDRYGNSIECFVNKEFAANLNSKSSSTLEKKVCLMQEIASEFSINWDSKSFELRMSKPSAFAQDRSAIICNNLFDYDKSSSFSKDFNQNDVMLENHKEDVIPNIDYHDLQHQFSVLGKGFKPLNGCEVLGQKDGHDNSLTGREEVTATKTDRSYRKEGSILKPLGQSFQEKTLEQFEDGSKLHDSLGKTTPRKSPDTTTSTRIGSRFRSNAEQTCADKSERKVQNDEMPMQKPCFSNVIPPPYVKHISKHQNKTCGVNNVSSHTDSDGFFTCPSVHENSDAAPMSGRIQIGSNESDLNWKASSRHKRLSKQSPKNEYYFPEDAKEIPMVKPKSTRRKHSRSRSSHYDAPNVDTELVRKARSRSRRRGESRRGQPNLFEDERHQKAEEERVIDKLLIHYSNKPSILVPEIVRKKSNSHHEHNMGNSTKELMQNGSGDGSDETPEMVTLALRSVSLPREQTRVLEAKKEFVRAVSFQPNRHVHPKLPDYDDLATRLASLRGS from the exons ATGCTGGATGGACTACTCGGAAAAACCTTCGCCGCTAAATG TAAACCGTTACTCAAATTAACCAAGAATCGGATTGAAGTCATAAGGAGGAAGAGAAGAGCCACCGAGAAGTTTCTCAAGAAAGATGTTGCTGATCTTTTGCACAGCGGTCTTGATATCAATGCCTACGGAAGG GCGGAAGGACTCTTGGTTGAGTTGATGCTCTCATCTTGTTATGGTTTTGTGGAGAAATCCTGTGAGCTTGTGTTGAAGCATCTATCAGTCATGCAGAAAATAAG TGGCTGCCCTGAAGAATGTAGGGTGGCAGTATCATCTTTGATGTTTGCAGCTGCAAGATTTTCCGATTTACCAGAGTTACGTGACCTTAGGCAAATATTTCAGGACAGATATGGGAATTCCATTGAATGTTTTGTCAATAAAGAG TTTGCTGCAAATTTGAACTCAAAGTCTTCTTCTACATTGGAGAAGAAGGTCTGCTTGATGCAAGAAATTGCATCAGAATTTTCAATAAACTGGGACTCCAAGTCTTTCGAACTAAGGATGTCAAAACCGTCTGCATTTGCACAG GACCGGAGCGCTATAATATGTAACAATTTGTTTGATTATgataaatcatcatcattcagcaAGGATTTTAACCAGAATGATGTTATGTTGGAGAATCACAAGGAAGATGTTATCCCAAATATAGATTatcatgatcttcagcatcagttCTCTGTCCTCGGAAAAGGATTCAAGCCACTAAATGGTTGTGAAGTTCTTGGGCAAAAGGATGGTCATGATAATTCTTTAACAGGAAGGGAGGAGGTTACTGCTACGAAGACTGATAGAAGCTATAGGAAGGAGGGTAGTATTCTAAAACCACTTGGACAATCATTTCAGGAGAAAACATTGGAACAATTTGAAGATGGTTCCAAGCTGCATGACAGTTTGGGGAAAACGACTCCAAGAAAAAGCCCAGACACTACAACTTCTACTCGAATAGGATCACGTTTCAGGAGTAATGCGGAGCAAACATGTGCTGATAAATCTGAGAGAAAAGTTCAAAATGATGAAATGCCTATGCAAAAGCCTTGCTTTAGTAATGTCATTCCACCTCCATATGTTAAACATATTTCTAAGCATCAGAACAAAACATGTGGAGTCAATAATGTATCTTCACATACTGACAGTGACGGTTTCTTTACATGTCCTTCGGTTCATGAAAACTCTGATGCTGCTCCCATGTCAGGAAGGATCCAAATTGGTTCGAATGAATCTGACCTTAATTGGAAGGCAAGTAGTAGACACAAGAGACTGAGCAAACAGAGTCCTAAAAATGAAtactattttcctgaagatgcTAAAGAAATCCCTATGGTAAAACCAAAATCTACAAGGAGGAAGCACTCAAGATCACGATCTAGTCACTATGATGCCCCTAATGTAGATACTGAACTTGTGAGAAAAGCAAGAAGCAGAAGTAGGAGACGAGGTGAATCAAGACGTGGTCAGCCAAATTTGTTTGAGGATGAGAGGCATCAAAAGGCTGAAGAGGAAAGAGTAATAGATAAGTTACTGATTCATTATAGCAATAAACCGTCTATTCTAGTGCCTGAAATAGTAAGAAAAAAGTCAAACAGTCATCATGAACATAACATGGGCAATTCAACGAAGGAACTAATGCAGAATGGAAGTGGAGATGGATCTGATGAGACACCAGAGATGGTTACTCTTGCCCTACGATCAGTTTCTCTTCCTCGCGAACAAACTAGAGTATTAGAAGCTAAGAAAGAATTTGTCCGTGCTGTTTCTTTTCAGCCAAATAGGCATGTGCATCCCAAGCTACCTGATTATGATGATTTAGCAACTAGGCTTGCTTCCTTAAGAGGATCATAA
- the LOC131603873 gene encoding ras-related protein RHN1-like isoform X2 codes for MGTGKTSLVLRFVKGQFSEYQESTIGAAFFTQVLSLNEATVKFDIWDTAGQERYHSLAPMYYRGAAAAIVVYDITSTDSFVRAKKWVREVQRQANPNLIMFLVANKADLEDQRKVGNEEGEEYAKENGMSFFETSAKTAQNVNELFYEIGKRLAKANPSRQTGIKLHGRPRETRRRLFCCA; via the exons ATGGGAACGGGGAAGACGAGTTTGGTGCTTAGATTTGTCAAAGGTCAATTTTCAGAATATCAG GAATCAACAATTGGAGCAGCATTCTTCACTCAGGTTCTGTCTTTAAATGAAGCCACAGTGAAGTTTGATATATGGGACACAGCAGGGCAAGAAAGATACCATAGTTTGGCTCCTATGTATTATCGTGGTGCTGCTGCTGCTATTGTTGTTTATGACATTACAAGCAcg GATTCTTTTGTACGGGCAAAGAAGTGGGTTAGAGAAGTGCAAAGACAAG CAAATCCAAATTTGATAATGTTTTTGGTGGCTAACAAGGCTGATTTGGAAGACCAGAGAAAAGTTGGAAATGAG GAAGGTGAGGAATATGCCAAAGAAAATGGCATGTCTTTCTTTGAAACTTCAGCAAAAACAGCACAGAATGTCAACGAGCTCTTCTATGAAATAG GTAAGAGATTGGCAAAAGCCAACCCTTCGCGTCAAACAGGAATTAAGCTTCATGGCAGACCTCGAGAAACGAGAAGAAGACTGTTTTGTTGCGCTTAA
- the LOC131603873 gene encoding ras-related protein Rab5-like isoform X1, which translates to MARNKNLQAKLVLLGDMGTGKTSLVLRFVKGQFSEYQESTIGAAFFTQVLSLNEATVKFDIWDTAGQERYHSLAPMYYRGAAAAIVVYDITSTDSFVRAKKWVREVQRQANPNLIMFLVANKADLEDQRKVGNEEGEEYAKENGMSFFETSAKTAQNVNELFYEIGKRLAKANPSRQTGIKLHGRPRETRRRLFCCA; encoded by the exons ATGGCAAGGAATAAGAATTTACAAGCCAAACTG GTACTTCTAGGGGACATGGGAACGGGGAAGACGAGTTTGGTGCTTAGATTTGTCAAAGGTCAATTTTCAGAATATCAG GAATCAACAATTGGAGCAGCATTCTTCACTCAGGTTCTGTCTTTAAATGAAGCCACAGTGAAGTTTGATATATGGGACACAGCAGGGCAAGAAAGATACCATAGTTTGGCTCCTATGTATTATCGTGGTGCTGCTGCTGCTATTGTTGTTTATGACATTACAAGCAcg GATTCTTTTGTACGGGCAAAGAAGTGGGTTAGAGAAGTGCAAAGACAAG CAAATCCAAATTTGATAATGTTTTTGGTGGCTAACAAGGCTGATTTGGAAGACCAGAGAAAAGTTGGAAATGAG GAAGGTGAGGAATATGCCAAAGAAAATGGCATGTCTTTCTTTGAAACTTCAGCAAAAACAGCACAGAATGTCAACGAGCTCTTCTATGAAATAG GTAAGAGATTGGCAAAAGCCAACCCTTCGCGTCAAACAGGAATTAAGCTTCATGGCAGACCTCGAGAAACGAGAAGAAGACTGTTTTGTTGCGCTTAA